The stretch of DNA GATTACAGTTTTATGCCGCTCTCAGCAGGCCCAACAAGTTGCCCAGTCAAGCGTTGCCTGTTGCAGCTCCCACTGGGAAGCTTCAAAAATTACCGGCACCGGAATTGCCCCTAACCACACAGGCGTTGGTGCCTTCAGCATCGCCTCAGATTTCTCGGTTGGGTTATCAAGTTTCTATCAACGGTCGCACGTTGCCAGCCACTTGGAGTCAGTGGCGGGTGGGAAAGTCTGTCCGTACCGGAATTAGCGACGCCGGGATGAGTCAAACATTGGGGGTAGAGCTTTTAAATACTGGAGATGTCACCAGACAGCCGGTACAGTGGTTTTCCCGACCGGCAACGGAGCCGCTAATGTTGGCGACGCAGGCAGTGGGGTCGTATCGCTATCTAGATATTACTGATTTCGCCCAGAGAGCCGGTTGGCAGATGGAGGTAAAGGGCACCAAGCTCTTGATTTCCTCTAAGCCAGCGCAAGTGGCAGATATTCAACCAGCACTGCAACCGAGGGGTTCGCGCATGACGATCGAGATCGATCGTCCGACGCCGTGGCAAGTGAGAAAAGAGGGTGAAGAATTAGTCGTTACAATGGATGCAGTGGCTACTCCCGCTCTCCTCCAGCGTTTTTCTTCCGCTCCAGTACCGCTGCTACAGGCTCCGAAGCAAGGGAAGGTCGCAGAGAAGGACAGGGAAACAGAAGGAGAGATTCCCTCGATAGTTCCACTTCCCCATCGCTCGAAATTACCGACTCCAGTGGTGGAATCAATTCAGAACCAAACTCAAATCCGTATCAACATTCCAGCCGGTCTGTCTCCTCGCTTTTCCTCCCTACCCAACCCGAATCGATTGGTTATCGATTTTCTACCAGAGGCGATGGTAGAGCGAGATATTCTTTGGGCGAAAGGAATCCGCTGGAAACAGCAGTATGTGAGTTTGGGTTCTTCCCGATTTCCGGTGGTCGGACTGATATTGAATCCCCGTCTTCAGGGGGATGTCAACTTGCCCTTTTTTAAAATGAAACCGATCTGGAGCCATCCTTCCAAGATGGTGGGAGTCGCTCCCCTGAGCGAGACAGCCCAGATGTGGCACGCCTCGGCGGCAGTCAACGGGGGCTTTTTTAATCGCAAGAACCAGCTACCTTTAGGCGCAATTCGGCGGGATGGGCGCTGGTTATCCGGGCCGATTCTGAATCGAGGCGCGATTGCCTGGAATGATACGGGAGCAGTAAAAATTGGGCGTCTGGCACTCCAAGAAACTTTAATGACCGCAACGGGTGCGCGGTTGCCAATTCTTTTCCTCAACAGTGGCTACGTCAAGGCAGGCATTTCCCGCTATACCCCGGAGTGGGGAGCAACCTACACGCCTCTCATTGATGATGAAATCATTGTCGTTGTTCAGAACAACCAAGTCACGAGCCTTCTACCCGGAGGGATTGCAGGGAAAACTGCATTTCCCATTCCCCGCAATGGTTTCTTACTCACCCTACGCGCCAACCGAGGACCAGCCAGTTCTCTCCCGCTTGGTACGAAAGTATGGGTAGAGGGAGCTACTGTCCCTGCTGACTTTAACCGTTACCCGCACATTGTTGGTGCTGGTCCCCTTTTGTTGCAAAATCGGCAAATTGTGCTGAATGCCAAAGGCGAGCAATTTAGCGACGCTTTCGATAAGCAAGCCGCAATTCGCAGTGCAATTGGAACGACCGCAGACGGCAACCTAATGATTGTTGCCGTTCACAATCGCGTTGGTGGAACTGGGCCTACCTTGAGAGAAATGGCTGCCCTGATGCAAAAAATGGGTATCATTGACGCCCTCAACCTCGACGGTGGCAGCTCTACCAGCCTCTACTTAGGGGGGCAGCTCCTAGATCGCCCTCCCTCCAGTGCCGCCCGCGTTCACAACGGTCTTGGTATCTTCTTCCAGCCCACCCGGTAGTCGCTGATTTAGGATTTTTTTACGATTTAGCCAATTTGTCAACCGTTAAAACTTCTATGAAGACTTGATGTAGATTGCGAGGATTCAGTAGTTTACGGTTACAACAGCCTGGTTTGATTTGCTATGTTTGGCAAAGATTCCCTCAATGTGTCAGCGATCGCTCACTACAATTGTCCATTCTCAAAATGTATTCACCATGCTGACAAAGCAACGGTTTTAAGGAGAAACATCAATGGCTCAGGCGCAAGAAATTTCTCAAACTTCTGCCTTCCCTTTACCCAGTTCGATAGCCACCAACGGAATTGCTGCAACGGAATTGCGCCCTTGGGGTTCTTTCACGATTCTGGAAGAAGGGCGAGGCTACAAAATCAAGCGCATTGAAGTAAAGCCTGGTCACCGGCTCAGCCTGCAAATGCACTACCACCGTAGCGAACACTGGATCGTGGTTTCAGGCACAGCGAAGGTTGTTTGTGGCGAGCAAGAACTGACCCTTAGCAGCAATCAATCGACCTATGTTCCTCAATGCCATACTCATCGCCTAGAGAATCCTGGTGTCATTCCTTTGGTATTAATCGAGGTTCAGAATGGGGAATATTTAGGAGAAGATGACATTGTTCGTTTTCAAGATGACTACTCCCGCAGTCAGCAAAAAAAGTAGGCTAGGGTTCAAAGTTGGGTAGCTCGACGAGCGACTACCCGATTTCAGTATTTTTTTGAAATCAAATTTTCTAGGGCGTTCTTCCATAATCAGGTGGGAGTCGCCCTAAATTGTTTCCAAAGGGTATGCGATCGCGCCGCAGTCCAATTCTATCTTTCATTCATCTATTGCATTCCCACGGCTCTTGTCATTCCCGGACGAGCCAGGAGTCATCTAAAGCGAGACGAGTGTTTCTACTCAGTGAGACCTGTGAAACTGGACAAGTTTTCTGATTTCTCTTGCAGGGGTAGCGGTTGGGCGTTAAAACATCTAAGGCTGGCAAGCAAAACCAGAGCCTTGGGGACTAATCTAGAATAACTGCCAGAACACTGCATCTACCTCATGCTGGGAAAAACGCTCAGTGGTCGCTACCAAATCATCAAACACTTGGGAGGCGGGGGGTTTGGTCAAACTTACCTTGCCGAAGATCAGCAGCTACCGGGCAATCCACAATGTGTCGTTAAGCAACTCAAACCCAAGGCTAACGATTCATTAACGTTGGAGGTAGCTAGACGTTTATTCGATCGGGAAGTTCAAGTCCTCTATCGCTTAGGTAATCACAATCAAATTCCTCAACTTTTAGCTCATTTTGAGGAGGAGCAAGAGTTTTATTTAGTACAAGAATTCATCGAAGGGCACGAACTCAAGCAAGAATTACCTGTTGGGAAGCAACTGAGAGAGGACTTCGTCATTGTTCTTTTACAAGACCTCTTAGAAGTCTTAGCGTTTGTCCATCAGCAAGATGTCATCCACCGGGATATTAAACCGTCAAACTTAATTAGGCGCAAGCAGGATGGCAAATTAGTCTTGATTGATTTTGGAGCCGTTAAAGAAGTTGGCACTGAGACAGTCAGTTCTTCAGGAGAGACAACTTTAACAGTGGTAATTGGTTCCCCCGGTTATATGGCAAACGAACAACTCAGCGGTAAACCCCGATTCAGTAGCGATATTTATGCTGTAGGTATGCTGGGAATTCAAGCCCTTACCGGATTACCGCCATCTCAACTGCCAGAAGACTCCAGAAACAGTGAAATTTTATGGCGCGATCGCCTGCCGGTCGGGACGCGGTATACCGTGCCCCTACTAGACGTTTTAGACAAGATGGTGCGCTATGACTACCGCCAACGCTACCAAACAGCAATAGAAGCTTTGCAGGCGCTCCAGCAGCTCAATACTGACTTAGTAACGCAGCCGATGACACCCCCTCCTTATAACATCAGGTCATCACCTACTGCTTCTTTGCTACCCGTCACGCAGACTCTGTCGATTCAAATCTCATCAGCAAGGCAACCGACAAACCAGAATTCTTCTGTGGCGATATCGGTCATTCAGAAAGCACCACCAAAGTCTGATGAAGAAGGGATTTCTACTATCCAAAACAAGGCTCCTGTACTAATAAGAATTGGCGCGGGTATTGCTACAGCTCTAGTTCTGACAGTCGGAATTTTCTATTTTCAAAGACCTCATACCATTGGAGAAAAACCACAAGAAATTGCTTTAGTCAACACCCTCCCCGGTCATGCAGGCGGCGTTACATCGATTGCAATTAGCCCGGATGGTCAGTTCCTTGTCAGTAGCAGTCTCGACCAGACGATTAAGATTAGAAACGTCCGCAGCAAAGAAATCATTCACACGCTGACCGGGCATTCAGGATATGTTTATTCTGTTGCCATCAGTTCGGATGGTCAGACCCTCGTGAGCGGGAGTGCCGATAAAACAATTAAGGTGTGGAACCTGCAAACAGGGGAACTGCTTCGCACCCTGAGGGGGCATTTAGGGGATGTGTATTCCGTTGCGATTAGCCGAGATGGGCGAACCCTTGTTAGCGGTAGTCAGGACAAAACCATCAAGGTGTGGAACCTGCAAACAGGTGAATTGGTGCGATCTCTGATCGGGGTAAAAGAAGGGCTAGATGAGGGTGTTCGGAATGTTGCCATTAGTCCAGATGGACAAACACTGGTCAGCAGTAACGTTTATGACATCAATGTGTGGAATTTGGAAACAGGCGGACTGCGCCGCACCTTTGGGGGACATATCGAGGCAGTGAGAGCGATCGCGATTAGCTCGAATGGTGAAACCCTAGCCAGTGGCAGTCCAGATGGAACTACAAAATTATGGAATTTACAAACAGGCAAACTGCTGAATACGTTTCCTCATGGATCTCGATTGCCAAATGGCTCTTTTTCTGGAGGAGTGTATGCGGTTGCCCTCAGTCCAGATGGTCAGATGCTCTTTAGTGGCAGTGGTACTAAGGAAAACAGCCTAAAATTGTGGAATCGGCGGACTGGAGAATTGATTCGCACCCTGGCGGGACATTCCAACACGATTTTCGCAATTGCGATTAGTCCGGATGGGCAGACGATTTACAGTAGTAGCCTGGATGGAACCATTAAGGTTTGGAGCGTGCCTTAAAGCTAGAAGCTTGGGAAAATAAGGGTAGAGAATCAAGGCTGAGGAAACAAGAGGGCGAAAAGCGATCGCGCTCATGCGAAGCGAGGGGTTAGCCTAGCGCTGACTTGTCAGTTCGCGTACTCTGTGGATTTCCCGATTCCCAAGGCTAAACTATCAGACAACTACACTGTACAAATGTCATGCTGGGAAAAACGCTCAGTGGTCGCTATTACATCGTCAAACACTTGGGAGGCGGGGGTTTTGGTCAAACTTACCTGGCTGAAGATCGGCAGCTACCCGGAAATCCACTGTGTGTTGTTAAGCAACTTAAACCCCAAGCTACCGACCCCTTAACTTTACAAGTATCACAGCGTTTATTCGATCGAGAAGCCCAAGTCCTCTACAAGCTGGGAAAACACGATCAAATTCCCCAACTTTTGGCTCATTTTGAACAAGAGCAAGAGTTCTATTTAGTACAAGAATTTATCGAAGGGCATGAACTCAAGCAAGATTTACCTGTTGGTAAGCATCTGAGTGAAAATCAGGTAATGACTCTCTGTGGAGACATTTTAAAAATATTAGAATTTGTTCATCAGCAAGAGGTCATTCATCGCGATATCAAACCTTCAAATTTAATTAGGCGCAGACAAGATGGAAAGATCGTTTTAATTGACTTTGGGGCAGTTAAACAAGTTAGCGCTCAAAAAACTAACTTTGAAGGGAACACTACTTTAACGATTGCGATTGGTTCGCCCGGTTACATGGCGAACGAACAACTCGGTGGCAAACCGCGATTTTGCAGCGATATCTATGCAGTGGGAATGATTGGTATTCAAGCAATTACAGGAATACCACCCAGCCAGTTACCAGAAGATCCGACAACCAGCGAGATGATTTGGCGGGATAAGGTACAAGCCAGCCAGCCGTTCGCAGATGTTTTAGACAAAATGGTGCGCTATGACCACCGTCAACGCTACCAAACAGCAACAGAAGCTTTGCAAGCACTTCAATGGGTTAATTCCCAAATGTCAACGGGGGCTTATCATGTGCCACCCACACAAACCCTAACGCCTCCAGCAGCCACGAATCAACCAATTGTCACTTCTACACTATTACCTCAAACCGACCCATCTCAGCCACAAACAATCCAGGATGCTGTTGCTGAGTTATCAACATCCTCGGTCGATACACCCATTAGCAATGCTGGTTTTGCGACTCCTCGAAATAAACCTCATTGGCTGATCGGAATTGGAGTCGGTCTTGCCACTGCTTTCGCTCTAACAGCGGGGATTTACTACTTTCCGAAACAAAATAATTCATCACCCTTATTACAAATTGCAAATAGTCCATCACCGTCGTTGCAAAAACTTAATAATTCTTGGGATCGGGTAGAAAATATTGCTTTAGCCAATACTTTTATTGGAAATTCAAAAAATGTTTATTCGGTTGCGATTAGCCCGGATGGTCAAACCCTCGCAAGCGGTGGTGATGACAATACTATCAAGCTGTGGAATTTAGAGACGAGACAACAACTGCAAACCCTCAAAGGTCATTCAGACTGGGTTTATTCTATCGCCTTCAGCCCTGATGGGCAGAAGATAGCAAGTAGTAGTGGTGACGGAACTATTAAAGTGTGGAATTTGCACTCTGGGCAACTACTGCAAACCCTCAAATCAGGGCCTGAAGACCGGGTTTTTTCGATTGCGATTAGCCCAGATGGACAAACTCTCGCCAGTGGGAGTAAGGACAAGACAATCAAGCTGTGGAATTTGGGCACGGGGCAACTGAAAACTACTCTCAAGGGTCATTCAGGCTTTATTTTATCGGTTGCGATCGCTCAAAATGGACAAACCCTTGTCAGTGGCAGCGATGACAAAACAATCAAAGTGTGGAATCTGTCCACAGGTACCCTGATTAGCACCGTCTCTGAGCCTTCAAACAATGGTGTTCCTGCTGTCGCTATTAGCCCAGATGGTCGGATTCTCGCCACTAGCAACATTTACGACAAAATTTATCTATGGGATCTGCAAGAACTTTTGAAGGGTTGTAAAAGCGCACAGCCATGTAGCCCTACACGGACTATCTTTGCCCATAAAGACTATGTTAATTCGGTTGCTTTCAGTCCCGATGGGCAGACTCTCGCGAGTGGAAGTCGGGACAAGACAATCAAGCTGTGGAATCCACAAACAGGAGAGCTAAAAAGCCCGATTTCTAACCATTCAGGCGCTGTTAATTCTGTTACTTTTAGTCCTGATGGGAAAACCCTGGTCAGCAATGGTGAGGAGGGGAAAATCGAGGTTTGGCAATCGTCGCCCTAAAAGATTGAGGATCTTGAGATAACTTTTCTAGAAAGCCTAGAAAGCGATCGCCCTAAAACATTCACTATTTTTCTTGCAGCTTTTCTAAATCCTGGATAGTCAGACTCATGGGAACCTCCTTCTGCACCGAGCTGAGGCTATAGCTATCGTATCCTCAATTGCTAAACCTACAATTTGCCAAAATGGGATTGTGAACCATTCAACGAAACAATTGACTCAGCGCCCTATTTATCTCGATTGCCATGCAACGACACCTCTTGATGAGCGGGTGTTAGCGGCAATGCTGCCTTACTTTACCGAGCATTTTGGCAACCCTGCCAGTATTACCCATGTCTATGGCTGGGAAGCGGAAGCTGCTGTCAAACAAGCGAGAGCAATTTTGGCAGACGCGATTAACGCCACACCGGAAGAAATTGTCTTTACCAGCGGTGCGACGGAGGCAAATAATTTAGCAATTAAGGGCGTCGCGGAAGCTTATTTTCAAAAAGGACGCCACATTATTACTGTAGAGACGGAACATAATGCGGTTCTCGATCCTTGTGATTATTTGCGATCGCTTGGTTTTGAGGTGACTTTCCTCCCCGTCCAAAGCGATGGACTTATTGATTTAACCCAGTTAGAGAAAGCGATTCGTCCGGACACGATTTTAGTTTCGGTGATGGCGGCGAATAACGAAATTGGAGTTATACAGCCGTTAGCAGAGATTGGGGCAATTTGTCGCCAGCATCAGGTACTTTTCCATACTGATGCAGCCCAAGCAATTGCCAAAATTCCCCTAAATGTAGCGGCGATGAACATCGATCTGATGTCAATGACTGCCCATAAAGTCTATGGTCCTAAAGGAATTGGCGCTCTTTACGTCCGACGCCGCAACCCCAGAGTCCAAATGGCACCCCAAATGCATGGAGGCGGACATGAGCGGGGGATGCGCTCTGGTACTCTTTATACACCACAAATTGTTGGGTTTGCCAAGGCCGTAGAACTCGGACTCACGGAAATGGAATCGCACACGCAACGCCTCGTCCAGCTACGGGAACGCCTATGGCAGCAACTGAGCGGTTTGACAGGGATTCATTTAAATGGACATCCTACCCAGCGACTACCAGGAAACCTTAATATCAGTGTCGAGGGTGTAGATGGAGCGGCGCTAGTGCTGGGATTGCAACCAGTGGTGGCAGTATCTTCTGGATCGGCTTGTACCTCTGTCAAAGTGTCTCCCTCTCACGTTCTGACAGCGCTGGGACGCTCGGAGCTGCTGGCTTATGCGTCGGTGCGGTTTGGGATTGGAAGGCAGAATACAGCGGAGGAGATCGATCGAGTCGCACAGCACGCGATCGCGACGATTTCCAGTCTGCGTAAGCAAGCTTCGATTGTCGGTTAAGCGACCCAATCTGCAAACTTAGGCAGAGAAAGTTCTGGCTAACGCTACTGCCAATCTAAGTTACGTCCGATCGGCGTAACAGCGCGATATAATACATCACAATAGAAGCAATTGCGGATCGAGGCTCCATCGGGTTGCCCCTCGTGTGAACCTGTCATGGTGGCGCTCGCGCAGCTAGCTTTTCTTTGAGACTTTCTGTTCATTCTTGGCAAAGTCCAGCGTTCAGCCTTTTTGAAAAAGGATGGCACTGGCAACTTAAATTCATCGGGGAAGAGTTGACCCAGCTTGTCGGTTACTGATTCCAGTGACTATGGGCGATCGCACCTTTATTCTCTCTAGGTAGGGGCGGGTTTAGAATCTATCCCTGCTGTCATTGAACCAGAAGGTAAAACAAAACCGGCCCGTACAGAGTTGTTTCTGGCTGACACTGTTATTTTTTTTGAGCAAAAGTGAGAGTCACCTCGAAAGGATGAAGGATGTAGGGCGTAGACCGAAGGTCTTCTCGAAGAGCAGCCCTTCGTTGTACCCCGAAGGGTACGGAAGGATAAATGTATACATTCCATTCCGCCTTCTGCCAGTGAGCAACTTCCGCCTGTCTGTTGTGCCTAAGCTTGCTGCAAATTTTGAGGAAATTGAATGCCAAAGCAAATTATCATCGCAGAGCAGCATCGAATTGCTGCCGTATTTTGGGAAGATCAAATTCAAGAACTCGTCGTTGCGACTGGCAACCATCAAGTTGGAGACATTTATCTTGGCGTTGTTGAAAATGTCTTACCTGGGATAGATGCCGCCTTTGTGAACATCGGAGATACAGAGCGCAATGGCTTTATTCATGTTACTGACTTGGGGCCGTTGCGGCTAAAACGCTCTGCCGGTGCGATTACAGAACTGCTGACACCCCAGCAGAAAGTCTTGGTACAAGTGATGAAAGAGCCGACGGGCAACAAAGGCCCTCGGCTGACCGGAAACGTCAGCTTACCCGGACGCTATGTCGTGTTGATGCCCTTCGGACGGGGTGTAAGTCTCTCGCGGCAAATCAAGAGTGAAAGCGAACGCAACCGCCTGAGAGCCTTAGCGGTTCTGATTAAACCCGCAGGCATGGGGCTGATCGTGCGGACAGAAGCGGAAGGACGGTCCGAAGAAGCCATCATTGAAGATTTGGAGTCTTTGCAAAAACAGTGGGAGGCAATTCAGCAAGAGGTAAACTCCACTAGGGCACCAGCACTATTGAATCGGGACGATGATTTTATTCAGCGCGTCCTGCGAGATATGTACAGTGCGGAAGTCAATCGCATCGTGGTTGATTCCCATACGGGAGTCAAACGAGTCAAGCAATACTTACTGAGCTGGAGCGGAGGGCGATCGCCTGAAGGGGTTTTGATTGACCATCACCGCGAGCGTCTGCCGATTTTAGAATACTTCCGCGTCAATGCCGCGATTCGAGAGGCCCTCAAGCCCAGAGTCGATCTTCCTTCCGGTGGCTACATTATCATTCAACCGACGGAAGCATTGACGGTCATCGATGTTAACTCCGGTTCCTTTACTCGCTCCGCAACAGCCCGCGAAACGGTTCTGTGGACAAACAGCGAGGCAGCAACGGAAATTGCTCGCCAACTAAGGCTTCGGAATATCGCCGGTGTCATTATTGTTGACTTTATTGACATGGATCAGCGGCGAGACCAGCTGCAAGTGCTGGAACACTTTAACAAGGCACTGAAAGTAGATAAAGCAAGACCGCAGATTGCTCAACTCTCAGAACTCGGCTTAGTAGAACTGACCCGCAAGCGTCAAGGTCAAAATATTTACGAATTGTTTAGTCAGGCGTGTCCGACTTGCGGCGGCTTGGGGCATCAAGTTCGCCTTCCCGGTGAGCCTGCCCGAAATGGCGGGGAAATTGCCGAGCATTCTGTGCCAGTGCCTGTAAGGGAAGTCCGGACGGCACCTTATCGAAACGAACGAAACGAACGAAACGAACTTGGCGTCCGGGAAATGCCCCTCCCAGACATCCGTGAAAGTCGCAGCGAAGCCTTAGATTTAGCTGTTGATGATGATGATGATGATGACGCAATGGATTTGATGCATCATCCCAGTTATCAGGAACGGGGAGGAGTCAATAACAATAATCGCCGTCGTCGTCGCCGCCGTATTGGCGAACCTCCTGCAAGAGAGGAAATCACTAAAAATCCCGTTCGAGTCTCGACTTCTCCGCCACTGGTGAATCATTTCAGACAGAGTCCGGTGGCAGAACCAGAAGTATCCAGAGATACCGAGGTATTTACAGCAGCGCCATTGCCCGTTTTACCCGCTGTGGAAGAAGGTCGTCGGGCGTCAAGACCGGAGCGTCCTAAGCCTTCCAGGCAGGAAGTTGAACCGCCGGAGATTGTTTCGATTGAAATGACCCCAGAGCAACAAGATATCTATGCTTTAATGGGAATTTCTCCGTTGGTACTCCTGAATCGGCAGGTCAAAAATCCTAAATCAGCGATTGTTTCTGTCACCTTACCCGGAGAGTCTGCCCAAACTGCACCTGCACCGTCTGTAGAACCAAACAGGGAAGCTGTCAGCGTCATAGATAACATCATAGATAGGGATATTCCTGGCGTTGAGTCCGCGCTTGACGAGAAATTCTCTTATATATCCTCCGCCTACGAGGAAGATGAGATGAGAGATGGGGGAGATGAGACAACGGACGAGGAACCACCAACTCAGTTGGTGATGCCTGTGGTAATGCCCGAACCCGAAGTTCCTAGCGAAGAAGACACTGTGGAGAGTGCTTCTTCTGCATCCTCTAATGAAGCCGAAAGTAGCCCCGTGATAAACCGGCGGCGTCGTCGTCGGTCTTCTGCAACGGAGGCTTCTGAAGGCTGAAGGATGTTAGCGAAGCGGCGCTAACGCGCCGGATGAAGGATGAAACGAGAAAGACTGTAGGTATTTACCTAAAAATTCAGTTCCATACTGTTATGATTCATCCTTCATTCGTCAGAAGCTAAATTCTCAAGGAGTCAACGATCGTGTCGCCGCAAGTGCAAAATGCCCCCGCCGTCGTAAAGCGAATCCGCAAACCAAATTTCAACCCAGCCGATCTGCCAGAGTTAGCTGGCGATTGGGAACTGGTTGCCGGAGTGGATGAAGTGGGGCGCGGGGCTTTATTTGGGCCAGTGGTGGCAGCGGCTGTAATTTTACCAAAGTCTGCTTTTGAGGAACTTGCAGCCGCTGGGGTTAGAGACAGCAAACAGCTGTCTAGCTATCGGCGCAGCAAACTGGCAGAACACATTCAAGCGATCGCGCTTGACTGGAAAATCGGCTATGCCAACAATCAGGAAATTGACCAGATCAACATCTTGCAGGCGTCGTTATTGGCAATGAAGCGGGCTGTCACTAAGCTAAAGGTACAGCCGCAGATGTGTCTGGTTGATGGGAAGTGGTCGCTGCCAGACTTGGC from Coleofasciculus sp. FACHB-T130 encodes:
- a CDS encoding ribonuclease HII, whose translation is MRKPNFNPADLPELAGDWELVAGVDEVGRGALFGPVVAAAVILPKSAFEELAAAGVRDSKQLSSYRRSKLAEHIQAIALDWKIGYANNQEIDQINILQASLLAMKRAVTKLKVQPQMCLVDGKWSLPDLAVPQQNLVKGDERSLVIAAASIVAKVWRDDLIMRFATQYPAYHLAANKGYGTAPHLLALQQYGPSRLHRMSFSPCRVGNQ